The Chitinophaga sp. H8 genome contains a region encoding:
- a CDS encoding FecR family protein: protein MKYNQEHIFQLILEKVLNSISEDDDRYLKRVMAKHHHIRDCWIDLENARRVTDDAIVEDIDNELAWSKVVAILNEENQEQQVMPPMPVTVSSHGWWWAAAATVLTIVTSGYLIRQHYAHQQPKIAVVVPAAQQLPNNSAGNLLSNAEPTITNPPAGDTMLHMVLPAVTDSVYAAVKKDSTGILLAKAAPEEDMENTVVQWNTLTVPAKIDYKIELPDGTEVHLNAASTLRFPFIFTGKTREVYLEGEAFFTVAHNPEKPFIVHTGSTSVKALGTAFNVNTYEPGQITTSLVQGSVITDVGDSLDVVLKPGYQAIYKTGERFKVEKFNEEATLSWRNGIYTFEQETLHQLDPIIRRWFGLKVAFDTPALSEKQFSGSILRDKPVGEFLDELIKKNKNMEYYILEGTIHFRTPISHAG from the coding sequence ATGAAATACAATCAAGAACATATATTTCAACTTATACTGGAAAAAGTGCTGAACAGCATTTCAGAGGATGACGATCGTTATCTTAAAAGGGTAATGGCTAAACATCATCATATCAGGGATTGCTGGATCGATCTTGAAAATGCACGCAGGGTAACAGATGATGCTATTGTAGAAGATATTGATAATGAGCTGGCCTGGAGTAAAGTGGTGGCCATTTTAAATGAAGAAAACCAGGAACAGCAGGTAATGCCTCCAATGCCTGTTACCGTTTCCTCTCACGGCTGGTGGTGGGCTGCGGCTGCCACTGTCCTCACGATTGTTACCAGTGGCTACCTGATCCGGCAACATTACGCACATCAGCAGCCAAAAATTGCGGTAGTAGTGCCAGCTGCCCAACAATTACCCAATAATAGTGCGGGTAATCTGTTAAGTAATGCTGAACCCACTATCACAAACCCTCCGGCTGGCGACACAATGCTTCACATGGTACTTCCTGCCGTAACAGACAGCGTTTATGCGGCAGTGAAAAAGGATAGTACCGGCATACTACTGGCTAAAGCAGCACCGGAAGAAGACATGGAAAACACAGTAGTCCAATGGAATACCCTTACAGTACCAGCTAAAATAGATTATAAAATAGAACTACCAGATGGAACTGAAGTACATCTAAATGCTGCATCTACCCTACGCTTCCCTTTTATATTCACAGGTAAAACCAGGGAAGTATATCTGGAAGGTGAGGCATTTTTTACAGTGGCACACAATCCTGAAAAACCATTTATAGTGCATACAGGCAGCACTTCTGTAAAAGCCCTGGGTACTGCTTTTAACGTAAACACCTATGAACCGGGCCAGATCACAACTTCCCTGGTACAAGGTTCCGTTATAACGGATGTTGGCGACAGCCTGGATGTTGTACTTAAACCTGGCTATCAGGCAATCTATAAAACAGGAGAACGGTTTAAAGTAGAGAAATTTAATGAAGAAGCTACGCTTTCCTGGAGAAATGGAATCTATACTTTTGAGCAGGAAACATTACATCAGCTGGACCCTATTATTCGCAGATGGTTTGGATTGAAAGTAGCATTTGATACACCTGCCCTGTCTGAAAAACAATTTTCGGGCAGTATTCTGAGGGATAAACCTGTAGGAGAGTTTCTTGATGAGTTAATAAAGAAGAATAAGAACATGGAATACTATATTCTGGAAGGTACCATTCATTTCAGAACACCTATTTCACACGCAGGCTAA